In Acipenser ruthenus unplaced genomic scaffold, fAciRut3.2 maternal haplotype, whole genome shotgun sequence, a single window of DNA contains:
- the LOC131725138 gene encoding CCAAT/enhancer-binding protein epsilon-like, with translation MSHVDGNGASYFDCDHRVSNSGGGGGCYPAIMRGSPDETECSADLSAFLDPIPSPQSGNPLPQITDDVLDYPAMKHTFHYRPVPQTHTQPQLLGYNFPGASFQALLPRVGVIVKEEGRGGGSLVAPNRGQAGGYVPHHSLPYQLSHPHCAQTGVSLSTTTAPPSVSSHLRPVKAPSMKDGALSPLYPFQHLSLPLPIAIPSSLKHKKVVKKDSLEYRLRRERNNIAVRKSRDKAKRRNLETQKRALDFMAENQRLRERVSRLSQELDTLRNVFRELPPEAQRGIAASALLGD, from the exons atgtcacacgTTGACGGAAACGGCGCATCCTATTTCGACTGCGACCACCGTGTCTCAAACAGCGGCGGAGGCGGCGGCTGTTACCCCGCTATAATGCGGGGCTCGCCGGACGAAACCGAGTGCTCGGCCGATCTCAGCGCTTTCCTCGACCCGATACCCTCTCCGCAATCCGGCAACCCGCTCCCCCAAATCACCGACGACGTCCTCGACTACCCGGCTATGAAACACACCTTTCACTATCGGCCGGTCCCGCAAACACACACCCAGCCCCAGCTGCTCGGATACAACTTCCCTGGGGCAAGTTTCCAGGCTCTGTTGCCCCGCGTGGGGGTGATAGTGAAGGAGGAGGGGCGAGGCGGGGGCTCACTTGTTGCCCCCAACCGGGGGCAGGCCGGAGGGTACGTGCCTCATCACAGTCTGCCCTACCAGCTGTCTCACCCACACTGCGCGCAGACGGGGGTGAGTCTCAGCACCACCACAGCGCCCCCCAGCGTCAGCTCGCATCTACGGCCGGTCAAG GCTCCCTCGATGAAAGACGGAGCCCTCAGCCCCCTCTACCCCTTccaacacctctccctccccctccccatcgCCATCCCCTCCTCCCTGAAGCACAAGAAGGTTGTGAAGAAGGATTCTCTGGAGTACCGGCTGAGGCGCGAGCGAAACAACATCGCTGTGCGCAAGAGCCGAGACAAAGCCAAGCGCAGGAACCTGGAGACCCAGAAGAGGGCGCTAGACTTCATGGCAGAGAACCAGCGACTGCGGGAGAGGGTGAGCAGGCTGAGCCAGGAGCTGGACACGCTGCGCAACGTCTTCAGAGAGCTCCCCCCGGAGGCCCAGCGCGGTATTGCGGCCTCGGCGCTGTTGGGGGATTAA